Proteins encoded within one genomic window of uncultured Sphingopyxis sp.:
- a CDS encoding acetyl-CoA C-acyltransferase — protein sequence MTDVYLYDAVRTPRGKAREDGGLARLSPQELVRQQAAALAARCGEIVPDALILGCVTQSGAQGGHIALVSKLHAGLPDTTAAHSLNNYCASGLSAIGQAVAKVASGEIAVALAGGVESMSSAPFLGDRAGYYTNDELPPRARFVPPVLAADRLAHAEGITRPELDAVALASQQKAGAAESDAALQKSRIATGSLDGEECIRPQTSAESLAAAPAAFGELQVQYAGALEGATFEPLHSIAHAPPICDGAGLALVGGHGLGIAPRARVVAFAESGGDPAASLTAGFAAMDKVLARAGLTLGDMDRIEFMEAFAVTIAKFYRDRDADPARVNVSGGHLAKGHPMGASGAILTSTLLDALDVCGGRYGLVVLTGAMGVGAAMVVERVI from the coding sequence TTGACCGACGTCTATCTCTACGACGCGGTCCGGACGCCACGCGGCAAGGCGCGCGAGGACGGGGGGCTCGCGCGCCTCAGCCCGCAGGAATTGGTGCGCCAGCAGGCCGCGGCGCTCGCGGCGCGATGCGGCGAGATCGTGCCCGATGCACTGATCCTCGGCTGCGTGACGCAGAGCGGCGCGCAGGGCGGGCATATCGCGCTGGTGTCGAAGCTCCACGCCGGGCTCCCCGATACGACTGCGGCGCACAGCCTTAACAATTATTGCGCCTCGGGGCTGTCGGCGATCGGCCAGGCGGTGGCGAAGGTCGCGAGCGGCGAGATCGCGGTGGCGCTAGCGGGCGGGGTCGAGTCGATGAGCAGCGCGCCCTTCCTCGGCGATCGCGCCGGATATTACACCAACGACGAATTGCCGCCACGCGCGCGCTTCGTGCCGCCGGTGCTGGCGGCGGACCGGCTCGCGCACGCCGAGGGGATCACGCGCCCCGAACTCGACGCCGTCGCCCTCGCCTCGCAGCAGAAGGCGGGCGCGGCCGAAAGCGACGCGGCGCTTCAGAAATCGCGCATCGCGACCGGATCGCTCGACGGCGAGGAATGTATCCGGCCGCAGACGAGCGCGGAATCGCTCGCCGCCGCGCCGGCGGCTTTCGGTGAATTGCAGGTGCAATATGCCGGCGCGCTCGAAGGCGCGACCTTCGAACCGCTGCACAGCATCGCGCACGCACCGCCGATCTGCGACGGCGCGGGGCTGGCGCTCGTCGGAGGCCACGGGCTCGGCATCGCGCCGCGCGCGCGCGTCGTCGCCTTTGCCGAAAGCGGCGGCGATCCGGCGGCGTCGCTGACCGCGGGGTTCGCCGCGATGGACAAGGTGCTGGCGCGCGCCGGGCTGACGCTCGGCGACATGGACCGGATCGAGTTCATGGAGGCCTTCGCGGTCACCATCGCCAAATTCTACCGCGACCGCGATGCCGATCCGGCGCGGGTCAATGTGTCGGGCGGGCATCTTGCCAAGGGCCACCCGATGGGCGCGAGCGGGGCGATCCTGACCTCGACCCTGCTCGACGCGCTCGATGTGTGTGGCGGGCGCTATGGGCTAGTCGTGCTGACCGGCGCGATGGGGGTTGGCGCGGCGATGGTGGTCGAGCGAGTGATTTAA
- a CDS encoding TonB-dependent receptor — MKKHLVALLAASALASPGTAFAQNAAPAEDQGGLEEIIVTAQKRAEGLSDVPISISAVSGKQVENYGQTNLEQISSSVPNLKITQTAIANRIAIRGIASGDNKGFEQSVAMFVDGVYYGRDQLSRLPLVDMERVEVLRGPQPTLFGKNAIAGAVNITTRSPTDEFEGSISGLYEFNHKELQLTGVLSGPLSEGIEARVVGYHRSMDGYFYNQKLDRDEPNVDEYYFRGKLEFDKGGPFAAELKLEYADFEMKGQPRDVFGAVGNYNAVFQGPFFVSTDPDYVREDNGYESKNKVFGATLNADLELGDHTLTSVSSLLDYKTREIVDVDFSGISFLDGTNLREDYRQFSQELRLASPGGEAFNYIAGVYYQHAKLDVQDFTLFNPTFLALGAPFSALGDTSNDRNYTQKSDLISAFAQGELSVTDQLRVTAGARFNHEKKSGSRSLAIVQGPLSTAPAPVVAAVFRALNIEAHSISGKISEDSFNPMVNVQFDATDDLMLYASYAKGTKAGGFDIRSNSLPTSTTVAKPGAFEFEDESADNFEAGLKYKGRNVAFNLSVYRTDYKDLQVNIFDGTLNFNVRNAAEARTQGVEADFRAALAPGLTVSGAVAYLDFKFSNFTDGQCYYLQTPDANGFCDYSGKRNALSPKWSGNLNLDYTTPVTSDMKVAFNVNADFSSSYIAAANLDPRTHQDGYVKLGARLALAQVDDRWEVALIGRNLTNQRILQTGSSMPLATTITGNAGNAYNGIVDRPRTIAVQLTGRF, encoded by the coding sequence ATGAAAAAGCATTTGGTCGCGCTGCTCGCCGCATCGGCGCTCGCCAGCCCCGGCACCGCCTTTGCGCAGAACGCCGCGCCCGCGGAAGATCAGGGCGGGCTAGAGGAAATCATCGTCACCGCGCAAAAGCGCGCCGAGGGTTTGTCCGACGTGCCGATCTCGATCTCGGCGGTCAGCGGCAAGCAGGTCGAAAATTACGGCCAGACCAACCTCGAACAGATTTCCTCGTCGGTCCCGAACCTCAAGATCACCCAGACCGCGATCGCCAACCGCATCGCGATCCGCGGCATCGCGTCGGGCGACAACAAGGGCTTCGAACAGTCGGTCGCGATGTTCGTCGACGGTGTCTATTACGGCCGCGACCAGCTCTCGCGCCTGCCGCTCGTCGACATGGAGCGCGTCGAGGTGCTGCGCGGGCCGCAGCCGACCTTGTTCGGGAAAAATGCGATCGCGGGTGCGGTCAACATCACGACGCGCAGCCCGACCGACGAATTCGAAGGCTCGATCAGCGGCCTCTATGAATTCAACCACAAGGAATTGCAGCTCACCGGCGTGCTCTCGGGACCGCTGAGCGAAGGGATCGAGGCGCGCGTCGTCGGTTATCACCGCTCGATGGACGGCTATTTCTATAACCAGAAGCTCGACCGCGACGAGCCGAACGTCGACGAATATTATTTCCGCGGCAAGCTCGAATTCGACAAGGGCGGGCCGTTCGCGGCCGAACTCAAGCTCGAATATGCCGACTTTGAAATGAAGGGGCAGCCGCGCGACGTGTTCGGCGCGGTCGGCAATTACAATGCCGTCTTCCAGGGGCCCTTCTTCGTCAGCACCGACCCCGATTACGTCCGCGAGGACAATGGTTATGAGAGCAAGAACAAGGTGTTCGGCGCGACGCTCAACGCCGATCTCGAACTCGGCGACCACACGCTGACCTCGGTCTCGTCGCTGCTCGACTACAAGACGCGCGAGATCGTCGATGTCGATTTTTCGGGGATCAGCTTTCTCGACGGCACCAATTTGCGCGAGGATTATCGCCAGTTCAGCCAGGAACTGCGCCTCGCGTCGCCGGGCGGCGAGGCGTTCAACTATATCGCGGGCGTCTATTACCAGCATGCGAAACTCGACGTGCAGGACTTCACCTTGTTCAACCCGACCTTCCTCGCGCTGGGCGCGCCGTTCAGCGCGCTTGGCGATACGAGCAACGACCGCAATTACACGCAGAAATCAGATCTGATCTCGGCTTTCGCGCAGGGCGAATTGTCGGTGACCGATCAGCTTCGCGTTACGGCGGGCGCGCGCTTCAACCATGAGAAGAAGAGCGGCAGCCGCAGCCTTGCGATCGTCCAGGGGCCGCTCAGCACCGCCCCCGCGCCGGTCGTCGCGGCGGTGTTCCGCGCGCTCAACATCGAGGCGCACAGCATTTCGGGCAAGATCAGCGAGGACAGTTTCAACCCGATGGTCAACGTCCAGTTCGACGCGACCGACGATTTGATGCTCTACGCCTCCTACGCCAAGGGGACGAAAGCGGGCGGTTTCGACATTCGCTCGAACTCGCTGCCGACCTCGACCACCGTCGCAAAGCCCGGCGCGTTCGAGTTCGAGGATGAAAGCGCCGACAATTTCGAGGCCGGCCTCAAATACAAGGGGCGCAATGTCGCGTTCAACCTTTCGGTCTATCGCACCGACTACAAGGATCTTCAGGTCAACATCTTCGACGGCACGCTCAATTTCAACGTCCGCAACGCCGCCGAAGCGCGCACACAGGGCGTCGAGGCCGACTTCCGCGCCGCGCTTGCCCCCGGGCTGACGGTCAGCGGCGCGGTCGCCTATCTCGATTTCAAGTTCAGCAACTTCACCGACGGCCAATGCTATTATCTGCAGACGCCCGACGCGAACGGCTTCTGCGACTATTCGGGCAAGCGCAACGCGCTCAGCCCCAAATGGTCGGGCAACCTCAACCTCGATTACACCACGCCGGTGACGAGCGACATGAAGGTCGCGTTCAACGTCAACGCCGACTTCTCCTCCTCCTATATCGCGGCGGCGAACCTCGACCCGCGCACGCATCAGGACGGTTATGTGAAGCTTGGCGCGCGGCTCGCGCTGGCGCAGGTAGACGATCGCTGGGAGGTTGCGCTGATCGGCCGTAACCTCACCAACCAGCGCATCCTGCAAACGGGGAGTTCGATGCCGCTCGCCACGACGATTACCGGCAATGCGGGTAACGCCTATAACGGCATCGTCGACCGCCCGCGCACGATCGCGGTGCAGTTGACCGGGCGCTTTTGA
- a CDS encoding class I adenylate-forming enzyme family protein: MIAAGEEKRRQYRESGWWGDQSFADLFAANAAAHPEWLALVDAPNRGEFAFGEPRRLTYAELAAEIDRLASALVVAGIGKDDVLFVQLPNISEFVALYFAAAKIGAIVSPAAVQYRSHELKDMLAIVEPKAFVCATQVKGCEHVGVAAPLLDGIALMTFGPGVPAGALDLSTAGGDAEVLAAHVAANPVDADDIFTICWTSGTTGVPKGVPRSHNHWIAVAGAGYEAMKVGPGDVLLNPFPLINMASIGGITMCWLTSAGTMVLHHPFDPGVYLKQIATERPSLTIAPPAVLNMLLQNEASLASVDLSSLRVIASGSAPLAPAMVRGFQEKLGIIIVNVFGSNEGMSFITGEGDMPDPDKRASLFPRRGTYQRPYGEGAAPNIESRLVPPGGGDPIEEDGVSGELQIRGPTLFEGYHNAPERTAEAFTDDGWFRTGDLFEIAEGGDFYRFVGRCKDLIIRGGVNISPEEIDQLLGGHPLLAEACVFSLPCERMGERIGLAYVPRGPDDVGLSDVADYLRDKDLAVFKLPERLFRFDALPRNVTNKVMRSEVREMALATLQKEA; this comes from the coding sequence ATGATCGCCGCGGGAGAGGAAAAACGGCGACAATATCGCGAGAGCGGCTGGTGGGGCGACCAGAGCTTCGCCGACCTGTTCGCGGCCAATGCGGCGGCGCATCCCGAGTGGCTGGCGCTGGTCGACGCGCCCAATCGCGGCGAGTTCGCTTTCGGCGAACCGCGGCGGCTGACTTATGCGGAGCTGGCGGCGGAGATCGACCGGCTCGCGAGCGCGCTGGTCGTCGCCGGGATCGGCAAGGACGATGTGCTGTTCGTCCAGCTTCCGAACATCAGCGAATTCGTCGCGCTCTATTTCGCCGCCGCGAAGATCGGCGCGATCGTCAGCCCGGCGGCGGTGCAATATCGCAGCCATGAGCTGAAAGACATGCTCGCCATCGTCGAGCCCAAGGCCTTCGTCTGCGCGACGCAGGTGAAGGGCTGCGAGCATGTCGGCGTTGCGGCGCCGCTGCTGGACGGCATCGCGCTGATGACCTTCGGGCCCGGCGTCCCTGCGGGCGCGCTCGACCTCTCGACCGCTGGGGGCGACGCCGAAGTCCTCGCCGCGCATGTCGCGGCGAACCCGGTCGATGCCGACGATATCTTCACCATCTGCTGGACCTCGGGCACCACCGGCGTCCCCAAGGGCGTGCCGCGCAGCCACAACCACTGGATCGCGGTCGCGGGCGCGGGGTATGAGGCGATGAAGGTCGGGCCGGGCGACGTCCTCCTCAACCCTTTCCCGCTGATCAACATGGCGAGCATCGGCGGCATCACCATGTGCTGGCTGACCAGCGCGGGCACGATGGTGCTGCACCACCCCTTCGACCCCGGCGTCTATTTGAAGCAGATCGCGACCGAGCGGCCGAGCCTGACGATCGCGCCGCCCGCGGTGCTCAACATGCTGCTGCAGAATGAGGCTTCGCTCGCCTCTGTCGACCTCTCCAGTCTGCGCGTCATCGCCTCGGGCTCGGCGCCGCTCGCGCCCGCGATGGTGCGCGGTTTTCAGGAAAAGCTCGGCATCATCATCGTCAACGTTTTCGGATCGAACGAGGGGATGAGCTTCATCACCGGCGAAGGCGACATGCCCGACCCCGACAAGCGCGCGAGCCTGTTCCCGCGCCGTGGCACGTACCAACGCCCCTATGGCGAAGGCGCCGCGCCCAACATCGAAAGCCGGCTCGTTCCCCCCGGCGGCGGTGATCCGATCGAGGAAGACGGTGTATCGGGTGAGTTGCAAATCCGTGGTCCGACGCTGTTCGAGGGCTATCACAACGCCCCCGAACGGACTGCCGAGGCCTTCACCGACGATGGCTGGTTCCGCACCGGCGACCTGTTCGAGATCGCAGAGGGCGGCGACTTCTACCGCTTCGTCGGACGCTGCAAAGACCTGATCATCCGCGGCGGGGTCAATATCTCGCCCGAGGAGATCGACCAGTTGCTGGGCGGCCATCCGCTGCTGGCGGAGGCATGCGTCTTTTCGCTACCGTGCGAGCGAATGGGCGAGCGCATCGGCCTAGCCTATGTGCCGCGTGGGCCGGACGATGTCGGGCTGAGCGACGTCGCCGACTATCTCCGCGACAAGGATCTCGCCGTGTTCAAACTGCCCGAACGCCTGTTCCGCTTCGACGCGCTGCCGCGCAACGTCACGAACAAGGTGATGCGCAGTGAAGTGCGCGAAATGGCACTCGCGACTTTGCAAAAGGAAGCCTGA
- a CDS encoding winged helix-turn-helix transcriptional regulator, which yields MKHDRTIRACSIWRALDVVGDVPVLLIMEQTFLGIHSFDEFVARTGLARSVVNGRLKKLVEEDCLAKVPKKNGRGFHYILTQKGRDQFPNGLMMLRWQHKWEADSRDFQVRLHHATCGHATEPVPVCAHCRAEIDPRDVDWREGPGLAQVVPHYERRRFNGEVGARRPGGRPLVDTMIELFGDRWATLVVRAMFTRINRFDDIQRDTLMATNILTGRLERLVRQGILKTVPYSSHADRFEYRLTDKGRDLYPVLLALLQWGDKWFSDERGPPVLLTHRPCGHDLHMVAACSHCGDELALSNSRFTIEEAG from the coding sequence TTGAAACACGACCGCACCATCAGGGCCTGTTCGATCTGGCGCGCGCTCGATGTCGTCGGCGACGTGCCGGTCCTGTTGATCATGGAACAGACGTTCCTCGGCATCCACAGCTTCGACGAATTCGTCGCGCGCACCGGCCTCGCGCGCTCGGTGGTCAACGGCCGCCTCAAGAAGCTGGTCGAGGAGGATTGCCTAGCCAAAGTGCCCAAGAAGAATGGGCGCGGCTTTCATTATATCCTGACCCAAAAGGGCCGCGACCAGTTCCCCAACGGTTTGATGATGCTGCGCTGGCAGCATAAGTGGGAGGCGGACAGCCGCGATTTCCAGGTCCGGCTCCACCATGCGACGTGCGGCCATGCGACCGAGCCAGTGCCCGTATGCGCGCATTGCCGCGCCGAAATCGATCCACGCGATGTCGATTGGCGCGAGGGGCCGGGGCTCGCGCAGGTCGTGCCGCATTACGAACGCCGCCGCTTCAACGGCGAAGTCGGCGCGCGGCGCCCCGGCGGTCGCCCGCTCGTCGATACGATGATCGAACTGTTCGGCGACCGCTGGGCGACGCTCGTCGTCCGCGCGATGTTCACGCGCATCAACCGTTTCGACGACATCCAGCGCGACACGCTGATGGCGACAAATATATTGACCGGCCGCCTCGAACGGCTGGTGCGGCAGGGTATTTTGAAGACCGTGCCCTATTCGAGCCACGCCGACCGGTTCGAATATCGCCTGACCGACAAGGGGCGCGATCTTTACCCGGTGCTGCTCGCGCTGCTGCAATGGGGCGATAAATGGTTTTCCGACGAGCGGGGCCCACCGGTGCTGCTGACGCATCGCCCGTGCGGCCATGACTTGCACATGGTCGCGGCGTGCAGCCATTGCGGCGACGAACTGGCGCTGTCGAACAGCCGCTTCACGATCGAAGAGGCGGGCTGA
- a CDS encoding nitronate monooxygenase, which produces MPKHGLPPALTRGLRLPAIAAPMFLVSGPEMVIAASRSGVIGSFPAPNARTSADLEDWVRRIDSALSNDPDAAPWAVNLVVHPSNSRLAEDLACVVRHKVPLVITALGSPARVVEEIHSYGGLVFADVNSVGFARKAAAAGVDGLVLVAAGAGGHTGATAGFAFVEEVRQFWGGPLVLGGAISTGHAIRAAEILGADLAYLGTSLIACAESMAVPGYKEMVVAAGAEDIIPSKGITGVTANWLKSSLIAAGYDPANMPEDKRPNFSDAQDDAKAWKNVWSAGQGVGAVRAVEPVGAIVDRLVEEYDTAAARPRFAAAEGVIA; this is translated from the coding sequence GTGCCGAAACACGGCCTTCCACCCGCGCTGACGCGGGGCCTGCGCCTGCCCGCGATCGCCGCCCCGATGTTCCTTGTCTCGGGTCCCGAAATGGTGATCGCCGCGTCGCGATCGGGCGTGATCGGCAGCTTCCCCGCGCCCAATGCGCGCACGTCGGCCGACCTCGAGGATTGGGTGCGCCGTATCGACTCGGCGCTCTCGAACGACCCCGACGCCGCGCCCTGGGCGGTGAACCTCGTCGTTCATCCGTCGAACAGCCGCCTCGCCGAAGACCTTGCCTGCGTCGTCCGCCACAAGGTGCCGCTCGTCATCACCGCGCTCGGCAGCCCGGCGCGCGTCGTCGAGGAAATTCATTCCTATGGCGGGCTGGTCTTCGCCGACGTCAATTCGGTCGGCTTCGCGCGCAAGGCCGCGGCGGCCGGGGTTGACGGGTTAGTACTCGTCGCGGCGGGCGCGGGCGGGCACACCGGCGCAACCGCGGGCTTCGCCTTCGTCGAGGAGGTGCGGCAATTCTGGGGCGGGCCGCTCGTGCTCGGCGGCGCGATCTCGACCGGCCACGCGATCCGCGCGGCTGAGATATTGGGTGCCGACCTCGCCTATCTCGGCACCTCGCTGATCGCATGCGCAGAAAGCATGGCGGTGCCGGGGTACAAGGAGATGGTCGTCGCGGCGGGCGCCGAGGACATCATCCCTTCAAAGGGCATTACCGGTGTGACCGCCAACTGGCTGAAATCGAGCCTGATCGCTGCGGGCTACGACCCCGCGAATATGCCCGAGGACAAGCGCCCGAATTTCTCCGACGCGCAGGATGACGCGAAGGCGTGGAAGAATGTCTGGTCCGCCGGACAGGGCGTCGGCGCGGTGCGCGCAGTCGAACCCGTCGGGGCCATCGTCGATCGTCTCGTGGAGGAATATGATACCGCCGCCGCAAGGCCCCGCTTTGCCGCCGCCGAAGGAGTCATCGCATGA
- a CDS encoding acetyl-CoA acetyltransferase, which yields MAKDVFILGGAQTDFSRNLDREGGGLFELFRDVAEAAFVATGIEPKEVETAHVGNFVGELFAGQGQLGGFFGHVHPDLAGIPASRHEAACASGSIAILAAAAEIEAERYGLALVLGIELMRNVPGQRAAEYLGAAAWAGREAQEARYLWPYMFARVAEEYEERFGLDRAHLRGISANNFANAKKNPYSQTRSWAITDEHLGENDEVNPPIEGSLRKSDCGQVTDGAAAIFLASREVAEAYAKRREISVDSIPRIKGWGHATAPLLYSTKVADSRGGDYVFPSVRKAMMDALRRAEMPDIYACDGVEVHDCFSITEYMAIDHFGITKPGESWRAVEDGTIALGGKFPVNPSGGLIGLGHPVGATGVRMLLDSWRQVTGNAGDYQVEGARNFATFNVGGSATTAVSFVVGT from the coding sequence ATGGCGAAAGACGTCTTCATTCTCGGCGGCGCGCAGACCGACTTTTCGCGCAACCTGGACCGCGAGGGCGGCGGGCTGTTCGAGCTATTCCGCGATGTCGCCGAAGCGGCTTTCGTCGCAACGGGTATCGAACCCAAGGAAGTCGAGACGGCGCATGTCGGCAATTTCGTCGGCGAGCTGTTCGCGGGACAAGGCCAGCTCGGCGGCTTTTTCGGCCATGTTCACCCCGACCTCGCAGGCATTCCGGCGTCACGCCACGAGGCGGCCTGCGCATCGGGCAGCATCGCGATCCTCGCCGCCGCCGCCGAGATCGAGGCCGAACGCTATGGTCTCGCGCTCGTGCTCGGCATCGAGCTGATGCGCAACGTCCCCGGCCAGCGTGCCGCCGAATATCTCGGCGCCGCGGCGTGGGCAGGGCGCGAGGCGCAGGAGGCGCGTTACCTCTGGCCCTATATGTTCGCGCGGGTCGCCGAGGAATATGAGGAGCGCTTCGGGCTCGACCGCGCGCATCTGCGCGGGATTTCGGCGAATAATTTCGCGAATGCCAAGAAAAACCCGTATTCGCAGACGCGCAGCTGGGCGATCACCGACGAGCATCTCGGCGAGAATGACGAGGTCAATCCACCGATAGAGGGCAGTCTGCGCAAATCCGATTGCGGCCAGGTCACAGATGGCGCCGCCGCGATCTTCCTCGCCTCGCGCGAGGTTGCCGAAGCCTATGCGAAACGCCGCGAGATTTCGGTCGACAGCATCCCGCGCATCAAAGGCTGGGGCCACGCCACCGCTCCCCTCCTCTATTCGACCAAGGTCGCGGACAGCCGCGGCGGCGACTATGTCTTCCCGAGCGTCCGCAAGGCGATGATGGACGCGCTGCGGCGCGCCGAGATGCCCGACATCTATGCGTGCGACGGGGTCGAGGTGCATGATTGTTTTTCGATCACCGAATATATGGCGATCGACCATTTCGGGATCACCAAGCCGGGCGAAAGCTGGCGCGCGGTCGAGGACGGGACGATTGCGCTGGGCGGGAAGTTTCCGGTCAATCCGTCGGGCGGGCTGATCGGCCTCGGGCATCCGGTCGGTGCCACCGGGGTGCGGATGCTGCTCGACAGCTGGCGGCAAGTCACCGGAAACGCGGGCGACTATCAGGTCGAGGGCGCGCGCAACTTCGCGACCTTCAACGTCGGCGGCAGTGCTACGACGGCGGTCAGCTTCGTCGTCGGCACCTGA
- a CDS encoding carotenoid oxygenase family protein, with amino-acid sequence MTAQLVDTITSTIQPNDHPYMKGAWRPTYNEWNAIFADGDAEVIGNIPTDIDGVYVRTGENQIHEPIGRYHPFDGDGFIHAISFKDGRASYRSRFVRTKGFEAEKEAGRSLWAGLMEPPHKSTRHGWGAQEWLKDSSSTDVAIHAGKIISTFYQCGEAYRLDPFTLEQYGTESWVPLDGISAHCKVDLATGELMFFNYSKHAPYMHYGVVGADNRLKHYTPVPLAGPRLPHDMAFTENYTILNDMPLYWNEELLERGLHVVQFHPDEKTRFAIIPRHGQPEDIRWFEAEPTYTLHWLNAWEEGDEIILDGYYQEEPMPKSYPNAPEGLERMMAYLDQGLLKPRLHRWRFNLKTGKTTEQRLDDRDLEFGMFNHRYAGKPYRYAYSAIPEPGWFLFRGLVKHDLNAGTSEEYEFGPGRFGSEAPFAPRINAKDEDDGYLVSFIADLETDTSECVLIDAKNVAAGPVCRIILPERICSGTHSVWASGDDIGMGPNSVLAA; translated from the coding sequence ATGACCGCCCAGCTCGTCGATACCATCACCTCGACCATTCAGCCGAACGACCATCCCTATATGAAGGGCGCGTGGCGCCCGACCTATAATGAGTGGAACGCTATCTTCGCCGATGGCGATGCCGAGGTGATCGGCAATATCCCGACCGATATCGACGGCGTCTACGTCCGCACCGGCGAAAACCAGATCCACGAGCCGATCGGCCGCTATCATCCCTTCGATGGCGACGGTTTCATCCACGCGATCAGCTTCAAGGACGGACGCGCGAGCTATCGCAGCCGCTTCGTGCGCACCAAGGGGTTCGAAGCCGAGAAGGAAGCCGGCCGCTCGCTCTGGGCCGGCCTGATGGAACCGCCGCACAAGTCGACCCGCCACGGCTGGGGCGCGCAGGAGTGGCTCAAGGATTCAAGCTCGACCGACGTCGCGATCCATGCCGGCAAGATCATCTCGACCTTCTATCAGTGCGGCGAAGCCTATCGGCTCGACCCCTTCACGCTCGAACAATATGGCACCGAAAGCTGGGTGCCGCTCGACGGCATTTCGGCGCATTGCAAGGTCGATCTCGCGACCGGCGAGCTGATGTTCTTCAATTATTCGAAGCACGCGCCCTATATGCACTATGGCGTCGTCGGGGCGGACAACAGGCTCAAACATTATACCCCCGTGCCGCTCGCCGGCCCGCGCCTGCCGCACGACATGGCCTTCACGGAAAATTACACGATCCTCAACGACATGCCGCTCTATTGGAACGAAGAGCTGCTCGAGAGAGGTCTGCACGTCGTTCAGTTTCACCCCGACGAAAAGACGCGCTTCGCGATCATCCCGCGCCACGGTCAGCCGGAGGACATCCGCTGGTTCGAGGCCGAACCGACCTACACGCTCCACTGGCTCAACGCGTGGGAGGAAGGCGACGAGATCATTCTCGACGGCTATTATCAGGAAGAGCCGATGCCCAAATCCTATCCGAACGCGCCCGAGGGGCTCGAACGGATGATGGCCTATCTCGACCAGGGTCTGCTCAAACCGCGCCTCCATCGCTGGCGTTTCAACCTGAAGACTGGAAAGACAACCGAACAGCGGCTCGACGACCGCGACCTCGAATTCGGCATGTTCAACCATCGCTATGCCGGCAAGCCCTATCGCTACGCCTATAGCGCGATCCCCGAACCCGGCTGGTTCCTGTTCCGCGGGCTCGTCAAGCACGACCTGAATGCAGGGACGAGCGAGGAATATGAATTCGGTCCCGGCCGCTTCGGCAGCGAGGCGCCCTTCGCGCCGCGCATAAATGCGAAGGACGAGGACGACGGCTATCTGGTCTCCTTCATCGCCGACCTTGAAACCGACACCAGCGAATGTGTGCTCATCGACGCGAAGAATGTCGCGGCAGGGCCGGTATGCCGGATCATCCTGCCCGAACGCATCTGTTCGGGAACGCACAGCGTCTGGGCGAGCGGCGACGATATCGGCATGGGTCCGAACAGCGTGCTGGCCGCCTGA